The window cctcttgaTCACTTGCGGCTGTCGAATTTTCAAGTAAAGTcaacaaaatgatgaaaaatataaCTGTCAGCATGCAGTGCTTTTACAAACATGAAGGATTTTGAGTCAATCTTTGCAATTTAATTTCCTTTCCCAATGTTTTTCTAATATTCTTGCTGCGGTTATGTGCGCATATCTTCTCATCCTACAGCATATTTATTCACTCTATTTCCTATTTTCCAGTCAGATAGCTTGATTTGCTTTACAGTTTAGGAGTCTGGGGGCATTTCAATCACTGTCCACTCGTGCCCAAAGACAATATGGGTTGATACTGTGAGCTGTGTACCTTGATgccagacatttttttaaattcccacCCCAGTAAAAAAAAGCCTAGCTGTGATTTTCCTCCGGCTGAATGGAGGACTTGGGAGAATTGTCCAGCTCTCTCCAGTTTGCAGAGCTGCCCGTGGGGCTCCGATTGGTCATCTTTGTCAGCAGCGTTGTCCTGCGGATACTGCTGTCTGAGTCCTCCTTCTTGAATTCAGTGTTCATCCTGAGGCAGCACGAGAAGCAGTGCACGAAATCCTGGAGAAGGTGACCACTGAAGATCATGTATATCCACGGGTTACAGCAGCTGTTGAGACTGGCAAGGAGCGCAGACAgagtcactgctgtgttctcaGAATCtagagaacagagagagggaagaggaaaaggatgATTAATCCGCAAAACATCTGGGGCAGGCTTGGCTGCAGAAGTGCGCGCCTAAGTCAGTTCATGTGGCGTTAAAATGTAAATCCTGGTTAGTCTTCAAAGAGGAGACAATCTGGGGGTTTCTATCACAGATCAAATTTATTCCAAGACTTTTTTGCATCAAGTTTAATTTTCTTGATATTAGTGAAGGAATCTGTCTGGCGTGCATGTTGTTTCTGAGCCACAAAAGCTCACgaagcaaagaaaatgtgtagaaactgtatctgtatctgtaacTGTATCACCAGTGCAGTAGTTTTGTTTCAAGACAAAACTTTTTAGAAAGAATATATGATTAAACTTGTTTGAAAGCGAAGGCTGGTGGTGAATCCCAGAGCCCACATCTGAGGAGGCTGGAATTCTGAAAAAAGGGAACTTCACCACTCATTAACTTTTTACAAGACCGAAGGTTTACAGTGCTGTACTCAGTTATTTCATGTAAATGATGTGGTTTGTAAACAGAAGATCAATGTGATATTAATGATTTTTTATTCTCATCTTTTTAATGCTATTTACGCATGTATTTGGTTTTATGTGCCATATAAACCTGTGCGTAAAAGCCGTGCGTACTTGGACTTCTGTTTACGCACGGGGAACTTTTTTGGTAATCACGTGTTTTCTCTgtgctgtcattttctttttggctTTTATCAAAACCTGTTAGAGTTTCAAATTCAGTTATGATTGACACATTTATTGCTTAATTTCTTCAGCACTCACCAGCCCACTGGAAGTTCTCATCCCACACCGACCACATCTGCACGATGAAAAACGGCGCCCAGCAGATAATGTACGCCAAAACTATCACAAAAGTCATTTTGACAGTCCTCAGCTTGGCTCTGGATATCGTTGTAACACTGCTGACTGAATTCTTCCCGATTATCGCGTTCTTGCTCGCAGCACCGGCCGTCGTTTTccttttcttgtatttgatatttttccATATGCTGTGGCAGATGAACCCGTAGCACATCATGAGAATGACCACGGGCACGAGGAAGATGCCCACGGTTATCCAGGTGATGTACGCCTTGGCGCCCCATGGCTCGATGAAGTACGCCCAGCAGTCGTAAACATCCGAGCCGTTCTTGATCTCGCTCAGGGAGAAGATGAAGTACTGCGGGGTGCTTAACACCAGGCTGCACATCCACGTTGAGATAATCATGATGTAGGAGCGCTGGGTGGGCTGCTGAAGGGTTTTCAGGGGGTGGCAGATGGCAATGTAACGGTCCAGggtcatcatcaccatcatgtAGGTGGACGCGAACATCCCCATCACCTGCAGGTGCTTCACTATCCTGCAGAGAAAGTCCGGACCGTAGAAGCGGAAGGTGATCTCCCAGCAGAGCTGCGGCAGCACCTGGAAGAAGGCGACCACCAGGTCAGCCAGGCTGAGGTGTTTGATGAAAAGGTGCATCCGCGACATCTTCTTCTTCGTGTTGTACATTGCCAGCAGGACGCTCACGTTCCCGACCACAGCGACCACGAAAGTGATGCTCAGCACCATGATCTCGATTTGGGCTACCTCCTCGTTCCGCGCAAAAGGATCGGATCCGTTCTGGTGGACGCTGTCGTTTCCAGGGGTTCCCATCGTAAAGTCATCAGTGGGACTGAAAACCAGAGACCGGTTCCCTCCGCTCAGGACAAGCGCATAGTCGGGAGTGTGCATGGCACTGCCCCTCTGTGCGCCCGAGCAGATACAGTGCCAGAGGGGCTGTGAAGTGCTTCTCCAACCCGTATATGGAGCTACCTGGTGCTCACAGAGGGGAACAAGTTGCTCTCTGACTTGTGGCGGCTGTTGTGGCTTTTTAAACTCGAATCAGATTTCAGGCGGCGTGTGCGTAAAGCgggtacactgtaaaaaaatcaAGTCATTTGGTGCTGTGATGAGTCGTCAAACAAGCACTTTCTTAAACATGATCTTTCAGTTAATATTTCAATTAAGTAATTTAATATTCCCACTGCAAATTGATTGTGTTCTTGAAATTCACTTTAGAGCCCTTTCGAAtggaaatatgtaaaaaaaaataataataatgataaaaaagacAATTGATTAAGAAAAGGTACTAAAAAGAAGTCAGTGACCGGCAGTGatgcttttttctttattttttgctttttgtttcttgcGCTGGGATTTTTTAAAAGTTCAAAGTGATGGATTAGTTGAGTCATTTTTTGCAGTGCGCAGCCCAGCCCTCCCCGTGGCGCGCTCAACATCCACATCACCACAGTTCCTCTCGCTCACTGCGTGGGCCAGATGTTTACGAAGCACGCAAAACACAACTGAGAAATTCCAAGGAAGTAAGTTGAGTAACacagttaaaataaatattcGAAGTGTTAAGTCATTCTTTACAGTTTCCCTGGTAATAATTCATAAATGACACATTTCCTGGTGCCTTTGAGTTGAAGCATCCCTCTTTCTGAGGTTAACATGATCTCAGCTgagacatttaacatttctaaGGAGGCCTTTGAATTGTGATCCTACATTTCCTGCAGTAGGGATGCATTGACCGATAAACTAGAATGCTGTTTGTGTTCACCTCTGCAGAGCACGACACTGTGCAGTGATGAACTGTTTAAAATTGTTTATCTTAAGTGGTTTGCACGCGGAAGTGCCAAGCAAGATACATTTAAGGTCAGGGTTTCCTCCTGAAAGTCACAtttcaagctgtttttttttttttgttataaataATCTTCACATGAAGTGTttaatctgtttgtttgtgctgtgtgtgtgtttggttggtttttacacacattcattcattctgtcTGTATACTGGCTGCCTTTCAGCAAACACagaaccatttttaaaaaaaggactttTAAGAATTCAAATGACAAGATAGTCTCGGTTGCCAGATAGTTGGGAATGTATCTTCCAGGTTTTgaggcctccaccttccttaaAAAACGCAGGTAAGCAGAATTTGGTCTGTGGTTGCACAGCGTTGCAAAAAAATATTCCACAGTCTGTTCAGATTTCTCTCTAAAAATAAAGTCTTGGTTACTTTGGATAATCTGCAGACCTCACGTCCAACAGTTTTCACTGGAGCTAATTGAACCTGGAGACCCTCTGAAAAACTGTTTACGCTGAGTTTGGAGGAATATCCACTGTCACTGGGACACTGTCCCGGAAAAAGTTTTTGCTGTTGCATTCTTAAAATTATCATTAATATCTTTTAATTGCTTtgaacaccacaaacacaattCTGCTCACCTTGAATTAATTAGTGGGGAAGCAGATATCTATCTCCATGGCTGGATCATATCTGAAGTAATAGAAAGTGAGATAATGACTTCTCGTAATTCATCATACCTCCTTGAAGCCCTTTAAAGATCTGCATAAGACACGTTTTAAAACATATGTATCAAAACTTTGCTTTTAAATAATTACTGTTTGATTAGTTTTTCCACAACAAAAGTTAAATTTACTAGAAAAGTTCACTAAGAAATATCTCAAACCCCTTCATCAGCACCCAGCTGTGTTCTAATATGTGTTGATTTGAATTAATTTCAAACTGGATGTTATTCACACATTAATCATATAAAAGTTTTACACTAATTTCATAACTGTCAGTGTTCAGTTTGGTTTGGTCAAGTTTCATTACAGTTCATTACTTTTAGCTCTCTGAATTATTTATCCAATTCTTTCAGCCAACAATTTCGAGTTTTGACTCGCTCTTACATGCAATCAACTCACCTTTAAACACTTCAATTATTCAGTATAGCTGACTCCATATGTGGatgaatttaaaacaaaaatataatcatTAATCTAATGTTTTCAATTAGTTGAGCTACTCTGCAATTTCTCCACGCGCACCCTGAGGTACAAGTACCCCTTTTTGTCAATCACTGCACAATGCACCATTTACACTCACAGAGTTTTGTTGAGTATGTAAAACACTGTCTACAATAGATTCTAAATAATCTGCTCTTTCTGGTAAATTTAGCAAATGTTATACATCAAGTTATTCATCTCTCTGTATATATAGATTAGTGCAATACACACTGTTATTTCTTACTGTAAATCATTCACTTCCCACCTGTATTGCTGTCAATTTACACACAGTTATGTTGGTGAGCGTGTTTTTTGTGCTGTTATGGCTCACTCTAAATTCAAACAACAAcctatattttatttaacaccaACGTTATGTGGTGTCAGATGCCTGGCGCTGTGCAGGTTGCAGCCACACCTGCCGTAGATCTGAGCACAGTGTGAGCTGAGCCAGCCTCCAGATGTTGTCGGGCACATCTTATTCGATCATGACACATTTACACCTTGCCTTAACACATGTTTCATCTTATCTGGATAACCCTTCTGGAGACAGATCACATCTTAATACCAGGTGTAAATGGGGTGTCAGTTTCATTGAGGCTTCGCTGCGTTCCACCACGATGCTTCCagagttgtgacatcacaaaatGCTTCATATGCTCACATCTTAAACTCAGACTAAATAAGTATCATTGTGGAAACTATGCACGTAGATAATTCTGCAAGTGAATCAAGAAAAACTTTTGAGTGGAAGGagactttaatattttaaccTGATACAGTCTACTTGTTTTAtctgtgtgttctctctctctctctcctcttatCAGGGCATCTTTATCCACCGTGTCCACCGTTGAACAATCATCCAGTGATTCTTTGCTTTGACATCTTTAGCGCCATCGCCTCGGTTTCCAAGTGAGCCATAACAATGTAAATAGCTTATTACAGTTTCCATTGCGAGAGCACATGATTGCCAACGCGGCTGCTGCTCAGCTCATCTGATCCATGTGCTGATAGCTGGGATGGTTATCTTTATTGTGTTGGCCGTACAGATCTCCTCTCTTTCATTTCCGATGGCCCCTTAAGTGAGTGGGGCGAACCGGAGCCCCCTTTCTAAAAATTTCCTACTGGCTGCTTGAACTCGGCTAAGTGGTGCAATAAAGTTTTCTCAATTATCGCTGTGTTAGTCTCCGCTAATCTTCCCCCTCGGTCGGGGGAAATTCTGATGTCCTGGACTTCTGTTGACCAGCTACCCAGGATCCTCTGCTGGGAGTCCTGTTATGTGTCTCACCCCCAGCCTCCCCCTTCCACTCTGGTACCGTGTTTTCATGTCCTGGGGGGGGGGTTCAAGGACAGCAGAGCGGATGTCTCTCTTCACGCTAGACTGCACCATGTTTTCCCTCATCTCCTGTTTTTGCGGAGGTCCACCTGAGACGTTCTGTGCTGTTATTACAGCTCGAGGCTCATCAGCTTCAGAACACGATGGCTCCTCGACTGCGGACAATGTGTCTGGGACCGGGAAGCATGGGAATGCATGTTGTGTCTCCAATAGATAGAGCAGTCAGTCTGTATCATTTCCGTGACGTTTCCCTTTCATTCACGGGCTTAAGGTTCTTTAAGAGATCCTCAGACTCTCTgggagcttcttttttttttttttacccttcgCGCTGAAGAATCTTGTTAAGGAGTTTCATCTTTTATAAAACCTCGTCTCTCTTGCGTGACGTGATGTCGTTATCAGACAGCTTTGCGAAATAGCCAAACATCTTCATTacactttttaattaaattatgtaACTCAATTGAAGCCCGAAGTGGAACTCACAGCCTGTTTAAATATTTATCTTGCCGAGTCCTTCTCAGATGTCTCTAATCTTTGAGACACCGTGTAGGGAAAAAGGAAGACataattggatttttttttttttgttgattacCACACGTCTCgagctgatggagggagggatCACTGAGTCTGTTACAAAACCTTGAGTCCCTAAAAATTATGATTACGTCTTAAGACTTTTGCCGTTGTTTACGTCACCGCCATATGTAATCTCATGCATGAGAAGAATGTCCGCTCTCACGTAGTACTAACACTTTGGTTGCTCTGCCTGGCTTACATCATGAATACCTCATGCGTTGTAATACCCTGTCAGTTCATCATGCCCTGTATATGACATCaaaagtttcttttttaaaatcttaaatGAAAACGGAACTGCTGAGGTCTTATTTACAGTCGTCATAAAAGCGCAGGTCTGCTTGCCCCCTGGATGACTGCAGTATAAAGAAGGTCAcgtcaaacaaaacatttaattatcCGCTCAGTTTATGGGTGAAGTTATGACAATAAACAGGACCTCTGCAGGAGCCACCTATAATGCATTTGTTATATAAGTTTGAAAGTAGGTTTGCATGTTCCCCTTTAGCCTTGGGGCTGGCGATATATCAGCGCTTCGGTAAACACGACATTCGGGTTTACAATTGTAAAAATCTGTACCAAGTACACATTGGTTAT is drawn from Sparus aurata chromosome 8, fSpaAur1.1, whole genome shotgun sequence and contains these coding sequences:
- the avpr1aa gene encoding arginine vasopressin receptor 1Aa; the protein is MHTPDYALVLSGGNRSLVFSPTDDFTMGTPGNDSVHQNGSDPFARNEEVAQIEIMVLSITFVVAVVGNVSVLLAMYNTKKKMSRMHLFIKHLSLADLVVAFFQVLPQLCWEITFRFYGPDFLCRIVKHLQVMGMFASTYMMVMMTLDRYIAICHPLKTLQQPTQRSYIMIISTWMCSLVLSTPQYFIFSLSEIKNGSDVYDCWAYFIEPWGAKAYITWITVGIFLVPVVILMMCYGFICHSIWKNIKYKKRKTTAGAASKNAIIGKNSVSSVTTISRAKLRTVKMTFVIVLAYIICWAPFFIVQMWSVWDENFQWADSENTAVTLSALLASLNSCCNPWIYMIFSGHLLQDFVHCFSCCLRMNTEFKKEDSDSSIRRTTLLTKMTNRSPTGSSANWRELDNSPKSSIQPEENHS